The following coding sequences are from one Corallococcus caeni window:
- a CDS encoding NmrA/HSCARG family protein, producing the protein MPVDFSITVLVTGATGQQGGAVLRKLADRGHHVVALVRDVDAPVARALRRPGVTLAQGDFDDPVSLESAMRGVDAVYAMATPFGAGGVDAEVQHGKNLADAAKRSNVRHFVYSSVAGASELTGIPHFDSKHAVELYLKRRDMPFTILAPTFFMENLLHPPTRDLLAEGRLALGLPATRGLQMVAVEDLAGLAMYVLGDPERFIGERIEVASDEVTGQQAAALLSMVGGHRIHYEQIPLAQLQQQSEDLAAMFEWLDRVGYHADILTLRNNYLGVGWQNFETWARHQDWGFVKAPSWPAAAAEPVTPQP; encoded by the coding sequence ATGCCCGTGGATTTCTCCATCACCGTGCTCGTCACTGGCGCCACCGGCCAGCAGGGCGGTGCCGTCCTCCGCAAGCTCGCCGACCGGGGGCATCACGTGGTGGCGCTGGTGCGGGACGTGGACGCCCCCGTGGCCCGCGCCCTGCGCAGGCCCGGCGTCACCCTGGCCCAGGGGGACTTCGACGACCCCGTCTCCCTGGAGAGCGCCATGCGCGGCGTGGACGCCGTCTACGCCATGGCCACGCCCTTCGGGGCCGGCGGCGTGGACGCGGAGGTCCAGCACGGCAAGAACTTGGCGGACGCGGCGAAGCGCTCCAACGTGCGGCACTTCGTCTACTCCTCCGTGGCGGGCGCGTCCGAGCTGACCGGCATCCCGCACTTCGACAGCAAGCACGCCGTGGAGCTGTACCTGAAGCGGCGGGACATGCCCTTCACCATCCTGGCCCCCACCTTCTTCATGGAGAACCTCCTCCACCCGCCCACGCGCGACCTGCTGGCGGAGGGGAGGCTGGCGCTGGGACTGCCCGCGACGCGCGGGCTCCAGATGGTGGCGGTGGAGGACCTGGCCGGCCTGGCCATGTACGTGCTGGGGGATCCGGAGCGCTTCATCGGCGAGCGCATCGAGGTCGCCTCCGACGAGGTGACGGGCCAGCAGGCCGCCGCGCTGCTCTCCATGGTGGGCGGCCACCGCATCCACTACGAACAGATTCCCCTCGCTCAGCTCCAGCAGCAGAGCGAGGACCTGGCCGCCATGTTCGAGTGGCTGGACCGCGTGGGCTACCACGCGGACATCCTCACCCTGCGCAACAACTACCTGGGCGTGGGCTGGCAGAACTTCGAGACCTGGGCGCGCCACCAGGACTGGGGCTTCGTGAAGGCACCCTCCTGGCCCGCCGCCGCCGCGGAGCCGGTGACGCCCCAGCCCTGA